One region of Salvelinus sp. IW2-2015 linkage group LG1, ASM291031v2, whole genome shotgun sequence genomic DNA includes:
- the LOC111955201 gene encoding synaptosomal-associated protein 25-B-like, which yields MCPCRIKGGGQAWGANQDGVVNSQPGARVVDEREQMAISGGFIRRVTDDARENEMDENLEQVGGIIGNLRHMALDMGNEIDTQNRQIDRIMDKADSNKTRIDEANQRATKMLG from the exons aTGTGTCCCTGCAGGATAAAGGGGGGGGGCCAGGCATGGGGGGCCAACCAGGATGGAGTGGTGAACAGTCAGCCAGGGGCCCGTGTGGTGGACGAACGTGAACAGATGGCCATCAGTGGGGGGTTCATCCGCAG GGTAACGGACGACGCCCGGGAGAATGAGATGGATGAGAACCTGGAGCAGGTGGGCGGGATCATCGGTAACCTYCGTCACATGGCCCTGGACATGGGCAACGAGATAGACACCCAGAACCGGCAGATCGACAGGATCATGGACAAG gctgATTCTAACAAGACCAGGATTGACGAAGCCAACCAGCGTGCCACAAAGATGTTGGGCTAA